A window of Pedobacter lusitanus contains these coding sequences:
- a CDS encoding serine hydrolase domain-containing protein: protein MTKNLTKQLLITFIAITFSYAPVAAQSHLTSDSIDVFLKYKMQQLRIPALQLAIVSKGELVKLNSYGMSNLENSIPATDESMFSINSCTKSFVGVAILQLQEDGKLNINDPISKYLDSLPEVWKEVTIKQILACNSGLPNIIDEYENVLGAGNESAAWAKVKMLPMEFKPGERFSYNQTGYVILGMIINKLSGVHFTKFIEDRQFSTAGMKLTRFGDSHDIIPHSAGSYSTLNNINGNWTSSGDLKIVYAEFPQFFRTASSIISNAREIAQWIIALQHGKILKQKSSLELLWAFVPLNNGKPGGFNKLLNGYALGWPVAVRDEHPAAGPVGGMRTCYFVYPKDDLSVIILTNLQGANPEYFIDEIAGYYIPDMKESNGFGLSSSVKKLRAVLIKQQYNDALKTARNLKKQFGANFILSEEDINAFGYRLMSEQKTQEAIKIFKLYTDLYPTSSNAYDSYAEALAASGNKAEAIKNYKRSFELDSKNTNALQQIKKLENI, encoded by the coding sequence ATGACAAAAAATTTGACTAAGCAGCTATTGATTACTTTCATAGCAATTACCTTTTCTTATGCACCCGTAGCAGCACAAAGTCATCTAACCAGTGATAGTATAGATGTTTTTCTCAAATACAAAATGCAGCAGCTTCGTATTCCTGCACTCCAGCTGGCAATTGTCAGTAAAGGAGAGCTGGTCAAATTAAACAGTTATGGGATGTCTAATCTGGAAAACTCCATCCCTGCAACTGATGAAAGCATGTTCTCTATCAATTCCTGCACAAAATCATTTGTCGGGGTAGCTATTTTGCAGCTTCAGGAAGACGGAAAACTGAACATTAATGATCCGATATCAAAATACCTTGACAGTTTACCTGAGGTCTGGAAAGAGGTTACTATAAAACAGATACTGGCCTGCAACTCGGGTCTGCCTAATATTATTGATGAGTACGAAAATGTACTTGGAGCTGGTAACGAATCCGCGGCATGGGCAAAAGTAAAAATGCTCCCTATGGAATTTAAGCCCGGTGAAAGATTCAGCTACAACCAAACCGGCTATGTTATTCTGGGAATGATTATCAATAAGCTCAGTGGAGTACATTTTACTAAATTTATTGAAGACCGCCAGTTTAGTACAGCAGGGATGAAACTAACCCGTTTTGGCGATTCACATGACATTATACCTCATTCCGCAGGCTCTTATTCTACATTGAACAATATAAATGGTAACTGGACCAGCAGTGGTGATTTAAAAATTGTCTACGCCGAATTCCCGCAGTTTTTCAGGACAGCCAGCAGTATAATTTCCAATGCCAGAGAGATTGCACAATGGATCATTGCTCTTCAGCACGGTAAGATATTGAAACAAAAATCCAGTCTGGAATTACTATGGGCCTTTGTACCTTTAAATAACGGAAAACCCGGAGGCTTTAATAAATTACTTAATGGTTATGCCCTTGGCTGGCCTGTTGCTGTAAGAGATGAACATCCAGCCGCAGGACCCGTGGGTGGGATGAGAACTTGTTATTTCGTGTACCCAAAAGACGATCTGTCCGTCATTATCCTGACTAATCTCCAGGGAGCCAATCCAGAGTACTTTATTGATGAGATTGCCGGATATTATATCCCTGACATGAAAGAATCCAATGGTTTTGGCTTATCATCCTCCGTTAAAAAATTAAGAGCAGTCTTAATTAAACAACAATACAACGATGCCTTAAAAACAGCGCGGAATTTAAAAAAGCAATTCGGTGCAAATTTCATCCTCAGCGAAGAAGACATCAATGCCTTTGGTTATAGATTGATGTCTGAACAAAAAACACAGGAAGCTATAAAGATATTCAAACTATATACTGACCTCTACCCTACGAGCAGTAATGCCTATGATAGTTATGCCGAAGCACTGGCAGCAAGCGGGAACAAAGCAGAAGCCATAAAAAACTACAAACGCTCTTTTGAACTGGATTCAAAAAACACCAATGCATTACAACAAATTAAAAAGCTGGAAAACATCTAG
- a CDS encoding NADH-quinone oxidoreductase subunit A, which translates to METQSLPSDFLPIIFQVIVALGFVVVTLIATHLLGPARKTKDKLSTFEAGIKVVGNARQPFSIKYFLVAILFVLFDVEVIFMYPWAVNFRELGWPGLIEMFVFMATLLLGFIYILKKKALDWN; encoded by the coding sequence ATGGAAACGCAGAGTTTACCTTCAGATTTTTTACCTATTATTTTTCAGGTTATTGTAGCCCTGGGTTTTGTTGTAGTGACTTTGATAGCTACACACCTTTTAGGTCCTGCACGTAAAACGAAAGATAAGTTAAGTACTTTTGAAGCGGGTATTAAAGTCGTTGGTAACGCACGTCAGCCATTTTCAATTAAGTATTTCCTGGTTGCAATCCTGTTTGTCCTGTTTGACGTAGAGGTGATCTTTATGTATCCCTGGGCAGTTAATTTCAGAGAGCTGGGATGGCCTGGGCTGATAGAGATGTTTGTGTTTATGGCGACGCTTTTATTAGGCTTTATTTACATTCTGAAAAAGAAAGCACTAGACTGGAATTAA
- a CDS encoding NADH-quinone oxidoreductase subunit B, whose protein sequence is MSDINIVDAPPGIEGSGFFATSLDKVIGLARSHSLWPLPFATSCCGIEFMATMGSHYDFGRFGSERLSFSPRQADLLMVMGTIAKKMSPVLKQVYLQMAEPRWVMAVGACASSGGIFDTYSVLQGIDEIIPVDVYVPGCPPRPEAILDGFGKIQELVKNESGRRRNSDQYKQMLASYGIE, encoded by the coding sequence ATGAGTGACATCAATATAGTAGACGCGCCTCCAGGCATTGAAGGATCTGGCTTTTTTGCTACTTCTTTAGACAAGGTTATCGGTTTAGCCCGGTCGCATTCATTATGGCCTTTACCATTTGCAACTTCATGCTGTGGAATTGAATTCATGGCTACCATGGGTTCGCACTATGATTTCGGTCGTTTTGGTTCAGAACGTTTAAGTTTTTCTCCACGTCAGGCAGATTTATTAATGGTTATGGGTACCATAGCTAAAAAAATGAGTCCTGTTTTAAAACAAGTGTATTTACAGATGGCAGAGCCCCGCTGGGTAATGGCTGTAGGTGCATGTGCATCAAGCGGTGGTATTTTTGACACTTACTCAGTTTTACAGGGAATCGATGAGATTATTCCGGTAGACGTTTACGTTCCGGGTTGTCCGCCAAGACCAGAAGCAATTCTGGATGGATTTGGCAAAATCCAGGAATTAGTGAAAAATGAGTCTGGCAGAAGAAGAAATTCTGATCAGTATAAACAAATGTTGGCTTCATACGGAATAGAATAA
- a CDS encoding NADH-quinone oxidoreductase subunit C yields MAEVNNSSVIQLLADRFGAKVSGVNEPYGLLTVETTKDVIIDVLTFLKETEGTGFTFLTDITAVHYPETKHIAVVYHLHNMVNKIRIRVKVFIHEHTPAIPTATVLWNGANWMERETYDFFGVKFEGHPDLRRILNMDELNVHPMLKQYPLEDPNRVDKKDEYFGR; encoded by the coding sequence ATGGCAGAGGTTAACAATAGTAGCGTAATACAGCTTTTAGCTGACCGTTTCGGAGCTAAAGTGAGCGGTGTGAACGAACCATATGGCTTGCTTACCGTAGAGACCACTAAGGACGTGATTATTGACGTATTGACGTTTCTTAAAGAAACTGAAGGTACAGGCTTTACTTTTCTTACTGATATCACAGCAGTTCATTATCCGGAAACCAAACATATTGCTGTAGTTTACCATTTGCATAATATGGTGAACAAAATCAGAATCAGGGTTAAAGTGTTTATTCACGAGCATACGCCTGCAATTCCTACAGCTACTGTTCTATGGAACGGTGCAAACTGGATGGAAAGAGAGACTTATGACTTCTTCGGCGTTAAATTCGAAGGACATCCTGATTTAAGAAGGATTTTAAATATGGATGAACTGAATGTTCACCCGATGTTAAAACAATATCCTTTGGAAGATCCAAACAGAGTTGATAAAAAAGACGAATACTTTGGTAGATAA
- a CDS encoding NADH-quinone oxidoreductase subunit D: MNHNQPVYTDNDPQNELVTLNLGPTHPATHGVFQNVLQLDGERIVSGVSTIGYIHRAFEKIAEHRPFYQITPLTDRLNYCSSPINNMGWHMTVEKLLNITVPKRVDYLRIIVMELARISDHIICNTIIAQDTGATTTFLYLFQFREHIYEIYEEICGARLTTNIGRIGGFERDFNDIAFAKINKFLKEFPVALKEFESLLNRNRIFIDRTAGVACVTPEQALSYSWTGPLLRATGVDYDVRVSEPYCSYDEFDFEVPVGTSGDIYDRYLVRNEEMWQSVSLIQQAMDKLKNEPAGVFHADVPDFYLPAKEEVYNNMEALIYHFKIVMGEIDAPKAEVYHAVEGGNGELGFYLINDGGRTPYRLHFRRPSFINYSMYAKMSEGMLLSDAIINMSSMNIIAGELDA, from the coding sequence ATGAATCACAATCAACCAGTATATACAGACAACGATCCTCAGAATGAGTTGGTAACCTTAAACTTAGGTCCTACTCACCCTGCAACACACGGTGTTTTTCAAAACGTACTTCAGTTAGACGGAGAGCGTATTGTGAGCGGAGTTTCTACCATAGGGTATATTCACCGCGCCTTTGAAAAGATTGCTGAACACAGACCTTTCTATCAGATTACACCTTTGACAGACAGGTTAAACTACTGCTCATCGCCTATTAACAATATGGGCTGGCACATGACAGTAGAAAAACTGTTAAATATAACCGTACCTAAACGTGTGGATTATTTAAGAATAATCGTCATGGAACTGGCGCGTATTTCAGATCATATTATCTGTAATACGATTATCGCTCAGGATACGGGTGCAACAACCACCTTCTTATATCTTTTCCAGTTCAGAGAGCATATCTATGAAATTTATGAAGAGATATGCGGTGCGCGTCTGACGACAAATATTGGCCGTATAGGTGGTTTTGAAAGAGATTTCAATGACATCGCCTTTGCTAAAATCAATAAATTCCTGAAAGAATTCCCGGTTGCATTAAAGGAATTTGAAAGTCTGCTTAACCGTAACCGTATCTTTATTGATCGTACTGCGGGTGTAGCCTGTGTTACACCAGAGCAAGCTTTAAGTTACAGCTGGACCGGTCCTTTATTACGTGCTACGGGCGTGGATTACGACGTACGTGTGAGTGAGCCTTATTGTTCTTATGATGAATTCGATTTCGAAGTTCCGGTAGGTACAAGCGGTGATATTTACGACCGTTATTTAGTTCGTAATGAGGAGATGTGGCAGAGTGTCAGTCTGATTCAGCAGGCAATGGATAAATTGAAGAACGAACCTGCGGGAGTTTTCCATGCAGATGTTCCTGATTTCTATCTGCCGGCTAAAGAAGAGGTATATAACAATATGGAGGCCTTGATTTACCATTTCAAAATTGTAATGGGAGAGATTGATGCACCTAAAGCAGAAGTATATCACGCTGTTGAAGGCGGAAACGGAGAATTAGGATTTTACCTGATCAATGATGGTGGAAGAACACCTTACCGTCTGCATTTCAGAAGACCTAGTTTTATCAATTATTCCATGTATGCGAAGATGAGTGAAGGAATGTTATTATCTGATGCCATTATCAACATGAGTAGTATGAATATTATTGCCGGAGAATTAGATGCTTAA
- the nuoE gene encoding complex I 24 kDa subunit family protein: MLKVEEQQPVEFSSALIAKCDEISNRYPEGKQKSALLPILHEVQAELGWLSSNAMDKVAAYLKIEPIEVYEVASFYSMYFLQPKGKYVLEVCRTGPCCLVGAEKLMEHMEKSLGVKEGEVTADGLFSWRGVECLAACGYGPVLQIGPEYTFYENLDNQKVDTLIEELRKK, translated from the coding sequence ATGCTTAAAGTAGAAGAACAACAACCTGTAGAGTTTTCATCAGCTTTGATTGCAAAGTGTGATGAAATTTCAAATAGATATCCTGAGGGGAAACAAAAATCTGCCCTATTGCCTATACTGCATGAAGTACAGGCAGAGCTTGGCTGGTTAAGTTCCAATGCGATGGATAAAGTAGCAGCATATCTGAAAATCGAGCCTATTGAAGTTTACGAGGTAGCCTCTTTTTATAGTATGTACTTCTTGCAGCCAAAGGGTAAATATGTTCTGGAAGTTTGCCGTACCGGGCCTTGCTGTCTGGTAGGAGCAGAAAAACTGATGGAGCATATGGAAAAATCTCTTGGGGTAAAGGAAGGTGAGGTTACAGCTGATGGTTTATTTAGCTGGAGAGGTGTTGAATGTCTTGCTGCCTGTGGTTACGGCCCGGTATTGCAGATAGGCCCTGAATACACTTTTTATGAAAACCTCGACAATCAAAAGGTAGATACATTGATAGAAGAATTACGCAAAAAATAA
- the nuoF gene encoding NADH-quinone oxidoreductase subunit NuoF, translating to MARKLLLEHINVPGINTLDVYRQKGGYRAVEKALKTLTPDEVVEEVKKSGLRGRGGAGFPTGMKWSFLAKPEGVARYLVCNADESEPGTFKDRYLMTHIPHALIEGMIVSSYALGAKTSYIYVRGEMMPQIRILERAIAEAKAAGFLGKNILGSGYDLELYVQPGGGAYICGEETALLESLEGKRGNPRIKPPFPAIAGLYGCPTVVNNVESIAAVVPIINDGGDEYMKIGIGRSTGTKLISASGNLVRPGVYEIELGLPVEEFIYSDEYCGGIANGKRLKATVAGGSSVPVLPANLTLKLANGEPRLMSYESLSEGGFATGTMLGSGGFIAFDEDQCIVRNTWNFSRFYHHESCGQCSPCREGTGWMEKVLHRLEHGHGKMSDIDLLVDVSKKIEGNTICPLGDAAAWPVASAIRHFRDEFEWHVKEPVKSLQGNYGIADYAVPIAKAEVKQEN from the coding sequence ATGGCCCGTAAACTCTTATTAGAACATATAAACGTACCAGGCATCAATACTCTTGATGTTTACCGCCAGAAAGGTGGCTATCGTGCTGTGGAGAAAGCTTTGAAAACCCTTACCCCTGATGAAGTGGTGGAAGAGGTTAAAAAGTCTGGTTTACGCGGTCGTGGAGGTGCAGGTTTCCCTACAGGAATGAAGTGGAGCTTTCTGGCAAAACCAGAAGGTGTCGCCCGCTACCTGGTATGTAATGCTGACGAATCAGAGCCGGGTACTTTCAAGGACCGTTATCTGATGACACATATTCCTCATGCCTTAATTGAGGGAATGATCGTTTCCAGCTATGCATTGGGTGCTAAGACATCTTATATCTACGTTCGCGGAGAGATGATGCCTCAGATCAGAATCCTGGAAAGAGCTATCGCAGAAGCAAAAGCTGCAGGCTTTTTAGGAAAAAATATTTTAGGGTCAGGTTATGATCTGGAGTTATATGTTCAGCCGGGTGGCGGAGCTTATATCTGTGGGGAAGAAACGGCTTTATTGGAATCTCTGGAAGGTAAAAGGGGTAATCCGAGGATTAAACCTCCATTCCCGGCTATTGCGGGATTATATGGCTGCCCGACAGTAGTAAACAATGTGGAATCTATCGCTGCCGTAGTGCCTATCATTAACGATGGTGGTGATGAATATATGAAAATCGGTATCGGACGCAGTACCGGAACAAAACTGATCTCTGCTTCAGGTAACCTGGTCAGACCGGGTGTATATGAAATCGAGCTGGGTCTTCCGGTAGAAGAGTTCATTTATTCTGATGAATATTGTGGTGGTATTGCTAATGGAAAAAGATTAAAGGCTACTGTTGCCGGTGGATCTTCTGTTCCGGTATTACCAGCTAACCTGACGCTTAAACTGGCTAATGGTGAACCACGTTTAATGAGTTACGAATCACTTTCTGAAGGTGGTTTTGCTACAGGAACCATGTTAGGTTCAGGTGGTTTTATCGCTTTTGATGAAGATCAGTGTATCGTAAGAAACACCTGGAATTTTTCTCGTTTTTATCACCATGAAAGCTGTGGACAATGTTCGCCGTGCCGTGAAGGTACCGGATGGATGGAAAAAGTATTACACAGACTGGAGCATGGGCATGGAAAAATGAGTGATATTGACTTATTGGTTGATGTGTCTAAAAAGATCGAGGGAAATACAATTTGTCCTTTGGGAGATGCAGCAGCATGGCCGGTGGCAAGTGCAATCAGACATTTCAGAGATGAGTTTGAATGGCATGTGAAAGAGCCGGTAAAAAGTCTTCAGGGAAATTATGGTATCGCTGATTATGCAGTACCAATTGCTAAAGCAGAAGTAAAACAGGAAAATTAA
- a CDS encoding 2Fe-2S iron-sulfur cluster-binding protein: MSEKVKVTIDGITVEVEPGTTILNAARQIGGDIVPPAMCYYSKLEGSGGKCRTCIVKVSKGSEKDPRPMPKLVASCRTTVMDGMEVQNITSPEVIEARSGVVEMLLINHPLDCPVCDQAGECDLQNLGYEHGLQKTRYEFERRTFERIDIGDKIQLHMNRCILCYRCVFTADQITNKRVHGILNRGDHSEISTYIQTAVDNDFSGNVIDVCPVGALTDKTFRFKNRVWFTKPVDAHRDCPTCSGKVTLWYKGENVLRVTARKDIYGEVEEFICNTCRFDKKMTADWTIEHPTAISDTSVISANHYETMIPLPVIQEDLRLQEANKVELEKTAKF; this comes from the coding sequence ATGAGTGAAAAAGTTAAGGTAACCATAGACGGGATAACCGTCGAAGTAGAGCCCGGTACAACAATCCTGAATGCTGCAAGGCAAATAGGAGGGGATATTGTGCCTCCTGCCATGTGCTATTATTCCAAACTGGAAGGTAGTGGCGGAAAATGTCGTACCTGTATCGTCAAAGTAAGCAAAGGTTCTGAAAAAGATCCAAGACCAATGCCTAAACTGGTTGCTTCATGCCGTACCACTGTAATGGACGGAATGGAAGTGCAGAATATTACTTCTCCTGAAGTGATTGAAGCCAGAAGTGGTGTAGTCGAAATGCTTTTAATTAACCACCCGCTTGACTGTCCTGTATGTGACCAGGCCGGAGAATGTGATTTACAGAATCTGGGTTATGAGCATGGTTTACAAAAAACACGTTATGAATTTGAACGCCGTACTTTTGAGCGTATTGATATAGGTGATAAGATTCAGTTACACATGAACAGGTGTATTTTATGCTACCGTTGTGTATTTACAGCTGATCAGATCACTAATAAGCGTGTTCATGGTATCTTAAACAGAGGTGACCATTCAGAAATTTCTACTTATATCCAGACTGCAGTTGATAATGATTTCTCAGGAAATGTCATTGATGTATGTCCGGTTGGAGCTTTAACTGATAAAACTTTCCGTTTCAAAAACAGGGTTTGGTTTACAAAACCTGTCGATGCCCATAGAGATTGCCCTACCTGCAGTGGTAAAGTGACTTTATGGTACAAAGGAGAAAATGTTTTAAGGGTAACTGCCCGTAAAGACATTTATGGTGAAGTTGAGGAATTCATTTGTAACACCTGTCGTTTCGATAAAAAGATGACTGCAGACTGGACTATTGAGCATCCTACAGCTATCAGCGATACTTCCGTAATCTCTGCTAATCATTACGAAACGATGATTCCATTACCTGTAATTCAGGAAGATCTTCGTTTGCAGGAAGCTAATAAAGTTGAACTGGAAAAAACCGCTAAATTCTAA
- the nuoH gene encoding NADH-quinone oxidoreductase subunit NuoH has protein sequence MDISFVIEKFVLVAIIFGISLVIAMYSTYAERKVAAFLQDRLGPDRAGPFGILQPLADGLKMFMKEEIVPTHSNKWLFMVGPGLAMLTACIGTAVIPWGSPLTIGGKVIPLQVTDINVGVLYIFGVVSLSVYGVMIGGWASNNKYSLLSAIRAASQNISYEVAMGLSIIALLLVTNTMSLKEIVEMQHGWHWNVLYQPLGFLLFIICAFAETNRAPFDLPECETELIGGYHTEYSSMKLGFYLFAEYINMFVSSAVMATLYFGGYNYPGMDWVLIQVGPVAAPLIGTAVLFAKIFVFIFFFMWVRWTIPRFRYDQLMHLGWKVLIPLAIANVIITGIVIAIVEKF, from the coding sequence ATGGATATCTCATTCGTCATAGAAAAATTTGTACTTGTAGCTATCATTTTTGGTATAAGTTTAGTTATCGCTATGTATTCTACATATGCGGAAAGAAAAGTCGCTGCTTTTTTACAGGACAGGCTTGGTCCTGACCGTGCAGGCCCTTTCGGGATTCTGCAACCACTGGCAGACGGACTGAAAATGTTCATGAAGGAAGAGATTGTTCCTACTCATTCCAATAAATGGCTGTTTATGGTTGGTCCTGGTTTAGCCATGCTGACTGCCTGTATCGGAACTGCCGTTATTCCATGGGGAAGCCCGCTTACTATTGGCGGAAAAGTTATTCCTTTACAGGTTACTGATATTAATGTTGGTGTTTTATACATTTTCGGGGTGGTTTCCCTGAGTGTATACGGCGTGATGATCGGAGGCTGGGCTTCCAACAATAAATACTCTCTTTTAAGTGCTATTCGTGCGGCTTCGCAGAATATCAGTTATGAGGTAGCTATGGGACTTTCTATTATTGCCTTATTACTGGTAACGAATACGATGAGTCTTAAAGAAATCGTAGAAATGCAGCATGGCTGGCACTGGAATGTGCTTTATCAGCCTTTAGGCTTTCTGCTGTTTATCATTTGTGCTTTTGCTGAAACAAACAGAGCTCCTTTTGATTTACCGGAGTGTGAAACTGAGCTGATCGGTGGATACCACACGGAATATTCTTCGATGAAATTAGGTTTTTACCTGTTTGCGGAATACATCAATATGTTTGTGTCTTCGGCAGTTATGGCTACGCTTTATTTCGGAGGATATAATTATCCGGGTATGGACTGGGTACTGATTCAGGTTGGACCTGTCGCTGCACCTTTAATTGGTACGGCAGTATTGTTCGCTAAAATATTCGTATTCATATTTTTCTTTATGTGGGTAAGATGGACAATTCCGCGTTTCCGTTATGATCAGCTGATGCATTTGGGATGGAAAGTATTGATCCCGCTTGCCATAGCGAATGTAATTATCACCGGTATTGTGATTGCAATAGTAGAAAAGTTTTAA
- a CDS encoding NuoI/complex I 23 kDa subunit family protein, producing the protein MEPLTSKKKVLIQKPLNLAERMYLPAITKGLGITISHFFKKEATIRYPEVQREMSINWRGMHSLKRDEDGKERCTACGLCALSCPAEAITMIAAERKPEEKDLYREEKYAAVYEINMLRCIFCGLCEEACPKEAIYLDGPIVPSDYLRKDFIYGKDKLVEQPLEKK; encoded by the coding sequence ATGGAACCATTAACCAGTAAAAAGAAAGTATTAATACAAAAGCCGCTTAATCTTGCTGAGCGCATGTATCTGCCGGCGATTACAAAAGGACTGGGGATTACTATCAGCCATTTTTTTAAGAAAGAGGCAACGATCAGGTACCCTGAAGTTCAGCGTGAAATGTCTATCAACTGGAGAGGGATGCATTCTCTTAAAAGAGATGAGGACGGAAAAGAGCGTTGTACTGCCTGTGGATTATGTGCATTATCATGCCCTGCAGAAGCGATCACAATGATTGCTGCTGAACGTAAACCTGAAGAGAAAGACCTGTACAGAGAAGAAAAATACGCTGCCGTATATGAGATCAATATGCTGCGCTGTATTTTCTGTGGTTTATGTGAAGAGGCTTGTCCTAAAGAGGCTATCTATCTTGACGGGCCTATAGTACCATCAGATTATTTACGTAAGGATTTTATCTACGGTAAAGATAAACTGGTAGAACAACCTCTGGAAAAAAAATAA
- a CDS encoding NADH-quinone oxidoreductase subunit J family protein: MGTSVFYLVAFLSIFFSLMVIFAKNPVHSVLYLIVTFFTFTVHYILLNAQFLAVVNFIVYMGAIMVLFLFVLMLLNLNKENEPLKSGLVKVAGIVAGCCLVVTLIGSLKATAVSDPLVLQNPNLGLVKNLGKELFGPFMLPFELSSILLLTAMVGAVLLTKKEKV; encoded by the coding sequence ATGGGTACATCAGTATTCTATTTGGTCGCTTTTTTAAGTATTTTCTTTTCACTGATGGTGATTTTCGCAAAGAACCCGGTGCATAGTGTACTTTATCTGATCGTAACATTTTTTACGTTCACAGTCCATTACATTTTGCTTAATGCCCAGTTTCTGGCGGTAGTAAACTTTATTGTGTACATGGGGGCAATTATGGTTCTGTTCCTGTTTGTCCTGATGCTCCTTAATCTCAATAAGGAGAATGAACCTTTAAAGTCTGGTTTGGTAAAGGTCGCCGGTATTGTTGCCGGATGCTGTCTGGTTGTAACACTGATCGGCTCTTTAAAAGCTACAGCAGTATCTGATCCGCTGGTTTTGCAGAATCCAAACTTAGGTCTGGTTAAAAACCTGGGTAAAGAATTGTTCGGTCCGTTTATGCTGCCTTTCGAGTTGTCCTCGATCTTATTGCTTACAGCTATGGTGGGTGCCGTATTATTAACTAAAAAAGAAAAAGTATAG
- the nuoK gene encoding NADH-quinone oxidoreductase subunit NuoK: MNNLTQTLQGVPLNHYIWLSAIIFTIGVIGVLTRRNAIVIFMSVELMLNAVNLLLTAFSVHSNDPSGQVFVFFIMALAAAEVAVGLSIIVMVYRNTQSTDINVLNRLKW, from the coding sequence GTGAACAACTTGACTCAAACCTTACAGGGTGTACCGCTTAATCATTATATATGGTTGAGTGCTATTATTTTCACCATCGGTGTAATAGGGGTACTGACCCGCAGAAATGCTATCGTAATTTTTATGTCGGTAGAATTGATGCTGAATGCTGTTAATTTACTACTTACTGCTTTCTCTGTACATAGCAACGATCCTTCGGGACAGGTGTTTGTATTTTTCATCATGGCTTTGGCTGCAGCCGAAGTAGCAGTGGGCCTGAGTATTATTGTAATGGTTTACAGAAATACGCAGTCTACAGATATTAATGTATTGAATCGCCTTAAGTGGTAA